A region of Allocoleopsis franciscana PCC 7113 DNA encodes the following proteins:
- a CDS encoding WD40 repeat domain-containing protein translates to MTVDEALLFLDSVLQPEHLNDVQELVFRQTWEGRSYPEIAKNAGYEAEYIKFVGFQLWQLLSRVFGEKVTKSNVQSVLRRKARQVPVVVVPSNSKPTNDSRNTQTYASDATTHSIAAEGATANRCQDWGEAIDVSDFYGRAEELAKLEQWIVRDRCRLVMVFGMGGIGKTAISVKIAERIQEHFDYVIWRSLRNAPPILDLLANLIQFLSQQKEAVFPDTVDGRISQLLGYLRASRCLVVLDNAESILRDSDCKGGYREGYEGYGQLLRCLAETPHKSTLVLTSREKPKELTTQEGKTLPVRSLQLPGLSSVVGQKIFQVKGDFSGSESEWNVLIEHYAGNPLALKMVASVIRDLFDSSVSKFLELLTQGTLVFDDIRNLLDRQFNRLSDLEKELMYWLAINREPVSFLGLHKDLVRELSPTELLEAFASLARRALIEKNSDGFTQQPVVMEYMTQQLIEQICQEIITTKLDLLKSHALLKAQAKDYVRDTQSRLILSPIAKRLLSSFESQRSLENQLNLILASLRGKPARETGYAAGNVINLLRHIQTDLSGWDFSNLTVWQAYLQDVNLHQINFAGADLATSVFAENFGSGLSVAISPNGKLLAMGGTNGEIHLWQLPETQLLITNKGHTSLVFSVVFSPDSRMLASGSADGTVKLWDCSTGQCLNVLPGHIGNAWSVAFSPDGHSLASGSGDGTLRCWDLNTGQCLKMWQAHLGQVWSVAFSPQGRTLASSGADNTMKLWDVSTGQCLKTFQSDNNQVQSVAFSPDGKILASGGNDCLVRCWDINTGECFRVCQAHTERVLSIAFSPDGKTLASSSEDSTVRLWDVLSGQCLKTLQAHTNRVSSVAFSPDGKTVASCSEDYTLRLWDANTGQCLKTVYGQTSPVYSVALSPQGETFASGDRTLRLWNAKTGQCLKSLRELSPRIVSIAYSPDGHIIATSCYDTSVKLWDATTGQCLKTLQGHTAWSWGVAISPDGKTLASSSGDYTVKLWNIKTGQCLKTCSEHQGWVFRVAFSPFDNILASASADSTVKLWDSTTGELLRTCTGHESWVWSVAFSPSDNILASGSADNTVKFWDVTTGQCLKTLQGHDSMVVSVMFSSDGRHLASGSHDRTVRLWDVSTGECLKVLQGHDNWVWSVAFSLDGQTIATASQDETIKLWDAKTGDCLKTLPVPKPYEGMNITGVTGLTDAQKATLKALGAVND, encoded by the coding sequence ATGACAGTTGACGAAGCCCTCCTTTTTTTAGACTCCGTTCTTCAACCAGAGCATCTCAACGATGTTCAAGAACTAGTGTTTCGGCAGACTTGGGAAGGGCGCTCTTATCCAGAGATTGCTAAAAATGCTGGTTATGAGGCGGAGTACATCAAGTTTGTTGGCTTCCAGTTGTGGCAACTACTGAGTCGGGTATTTGGAGAAAAGGTCACTAAGAGTAATGTTCAATCAGTCCTGCGGCGAAAGGCACGACAGGTGCCAGTCGTCGTAGTCCCATCAAACAGTAAGCCTACTAATGACAGTAGAAATACTCAAACCTATGCAAGTGACGCTACTACTCACTCGATCGCTGCTGAAGGAGCGACTGCCAATAGGTGTCAAGATTGGGGAGAAGCGATCGATGTCTCTGATTTCTATGGACGTGCCGAAGAACTAGCCAAGTTAGAGCAGTGGATTGTGCGCGATCGCTGCCGCTTAGTGATGGTATTCGGTATGGGCGGCATTGGCAAAACTGCGATTTCCGTCAAGATAGCAGAACGCATTCAGGAGCATTTTGATTATGTCATCTGGCGAAGTCTGCGAAACGCTCCACCCATACTCGACCTTCTAGCAAATCTGATTCAATTCCTATCCCAGCAAAAGGAAGCTGTTTTTCCGGATACAGTAGACGGTAGAATCTCGCAACTACTTGGATATTTACGAGCTTCTCGCTGTCTTGTGGTTCTCGATAATGCCGAATCAATTTTGCGTGACAGCGATTGCAAGGGTGGCTATCGAGAAGGATATGAGGGTTATGGTCAACTCCTCAGATGTCTGGCAGAAACACCCCATAAAAGTACTCTCGTCTTAACCAGCCGGGAAAAACCAAAAGAACTAACAACACAGGAAGGTAAAACCTTACCTGTTCGCTCATTACAACTGCCTGGTTTGTCCTCAGTAGTAGGACAGAAAATTTTTCAGGTCAAGGGTGATTTTTCTGGGTCAGAATCCGAATGGAATGTTCTGATCGAACACTATGCGGGAAATCCCTTGGCATTAAAAATGGTAGCTTCAGTCATTCGGGATTTATTTGATAGTAGTGTTTCTAAATTCTTAGAATTATTAACCCAAGGTACGTTAGTCTTTGATGATATTCGTAATCTATTAGACAGGCAGTTTAATCGCCTATCTGATTTAGAAAAAGAGCTAATGTACTGGCTTGCTATCAATCGAGAGCCAGTTTCTTTCTTAGGATTGCATAAAGATTTAGTAAGAGAACTCTCACCAACTGAACTCTTAGAGGCTTTTGCTTCTCTTGCGAGGCGAGCGCTTATTGAAAAAAACTCAGACGGCTTCACCCAACAACCTGTTGTCATGGAATACATGACACAACAGTTAATCGAACAGATATGCCAAGAGATAATTACTACTAAGCTTGACCTTTTAAAGAGCCATGCCTTGCTAAAAGCCCAAGCAAAAGACTATGTGAGGGATACTCAATCTCGCCTCATCCTCAGCCCCATTGCTAAGCGACTGCTCTCCAGTTTTGAAAGCCAGCGATCGCTAGAAAATCAGCTCAATCTCATTCTTGCATCCCTGCGAGGAAAGCCAGCACGAGAAACCGGATATGCGGCTGGTAATGTTATTAATCTCCTGCGGCATATACAGACCGATTTAAGTGGCTGGGATTTTTCTAATTTAACAGTTTGGCAAGCTTATTTACAAGATGTAAATTTACATCAAATAAACTTTGCTGGTGCTGATTTAGCTACGTCTGTTTTTGCTGAGAACTTTGGTAGTGGCTTGTCAGTTGCTATTAGTCCAAATGGAAAGCTGCTAGCAATGGGCGGTACAAATGGTGAGATTCACTTATGGCAACTCCCAGAAACTCAGCTATTAATAACTAACAAAGGACACACTAGTTTAGTGTTTTCTGTGGTCTTCAGCCCAGATAGCCGAATGCTCGCCAGTGGTAGTGCAGACGGTACTGTGAAGTTATGGGATTGCAGCACTGGACAATGTCTTAACGTGTTGCCAGGACATATCGGCAATGCATGGTCAGTTGCTTTCAGCCCAGATGGTCATAGCCTAGCAAGTGGCAGTGGTGACGGAACTTTACGCTGTTGGGATTTGAACACTGGACAATGCTTAAAGATGTGGCAAGCACACTTAGGTCAAGTGTGGTCAGTTGCGTTCAGTCCTCAAGGTCGGACTTTAGCCAGTAGCGGTGCTGACAATACGATGAAGCTATGGGATGTCAGTACAGGACAATGCCTAAAAACATTCCAGAGTGATAACAACCAAGTTCAGTCAGTTGCCTTCAGCCCCGATGGCAAAATACTAGCTAGTGGCGGTAATGATTGCTTGGTACGTTGCTGGGATATCAATACAGGTGAGTGTTTCCGCGTCTGCCAAGCACACACAGAACGAGTGTTGTCAATAGCCTTTAGTCCTGACGGCAAAACCTTAGCTAGTTCTAGTGAAGACTCGACAGTGAGATTGTGGGACGTTTTATCAGGCCAGTGTCTCAAAACACTGCAAGCACACACCAACCGGGTTTCATCGGTTGCTTTTAGTCCTGATGGCAAAACTGTAGCGAGTTGTAGTGAAGACTATACACTCAGACTGTGGGATGCTAACACAGGTCAATGTCTGAAAACTGTGTACGGGCAAACCAGCCCAGTATACTCAGTCGCTTTATCTCCTCAAGGTGAGACGTTTGCCAGTGGCGATCGCACACTCAGGTTGTGGAATGCCAAAACGGGGCAGTGTCTTAAAAGCTTACGGGAACTTAGTCCTCGGATTGTGTCCATTGCCTATAGCCCGGATGGTCATATCATAGCAACTAGCTGTTATGACACGAGCGTCAAGTTATGGGATGCTACGACAGGACAGTGCCTGAAAACTTTGCAAGGTCATACGGCTTGGAGCTGGGGAGTTGCTATAAGTCCTGATGGTAAAACGTTGGCAAGTAGCAGTGGCGACTATACTGTAAAGCTTTGGAATATCAAAACAGGGCAGTGCCTCAAAACTTGCAGCGAACACCAGGGTTGGGTGTTTAGAGTTGCGTTTAGTCCTTTTGATAATATCCTGGCTTCTGCCAGTGCTGATAGTACCGTAAAGTTATGGGATAGCACTACAGGGGAACTTTTGAGAACGTGTACCGGACATGAAAGTTGGGTTTGGTCAGTTGCGTTTAGTCCTTCTGATAATATCCTGGCTTCTGGTAGTGCTGACAATACCGTGAAGTTTTGGGATGTCACTACGGGACAATGCCTGAAAACTTTGCAGGGACACGACAGCATGGTGGTCTCAGTGATGTTTAGCTCTGATGGTAGACACTTGGCAAGTGGCAGTCACGATCGAACAGTGAGGTTGTGGGATGTTAGTACTGGTGAATGCCTAAAAGTTCTCCAGGGACACGACAATTGGGTTTGGTCAGTTGCCTTCAGTCTAGATGGTCAAACAATAGCCACTGCCAGCCAAGATGAGACGATTAAGCTTTGGGATGCAAAGACAGGTGATTGCCTAAAAACACTGCCAGTCCCCAAACCCTACGAAGGCATGAACATTACAGGTGTCACGGGTTTAACGGATGCCCAGAAAGCGACGCTGAAAGCACTGGGGGCAGTGAATGATTGA
- a CDS encoding FHA domain-containing protein: MCELILEWLQAGQLRRETIRHPQLSKSPGTVRLGRNPEECDIVLSDPTVSGLHVEIFFNHSSQIFCLRNLRHTNPPVVDDKQIVAAEVPLRQGSIIALGQLELKVVAVTFGKPNQGIPRTILLPPQPSQAANQPAPGTVSYGLECPKCHRVSPYEQLEWGCQWCGTSLAAAASVLMSPNSN, from the coding sequence ATGTGTGAATTAATTTTAGAGTGGCTCCAAGCTGGTCAGCTTAGACGCGAAACGATTCGTCACCCACAGCTTAGTAAGTCTCCAGGAACGGTTCGGCTGGGTCGCAATCCAGAGGAGTGCGACATCGTGCTAAGTGACCCCACCGTCTCAGGGTTGCATGTTGAGATTTTTTTTAATCATTCATCCCAAATTTTTTGCCTGCGGAACCTCCGTCATACTAATCCTCCCGTTGTCGATGACAAGCAAATTGTCGCAGCGGAAGTCCCTTTAAGGCAGGGTAGCATCATTGCTTTGGGACAACTCGAACTCAAAGTCGTTGCAGTTACTTTTGGCAAGCCGAATCAGGGTATTCCGCGAACCATTCTACTTCCGCCACAACCCTCACAAGCCGCTAATCAACCCGCACCCGGTACTGTCTCCTATGGATTGGAGTGTCCCAAATGCCACCGAGTTTCTCCCTATGAACAATTGGAGTGGGGCTGTCAGTGGTGTGGCACTTCTTTGGCAGCAGCGGCTAGTGTTTTAATGTCGCCCAATAGTAATTAG
- a CDS encoding FHA domain-containing protein produces MNSAPLRIQLSWDNPATGERREPTLGIPIALGRDFNAMPAQIQGHPVSRMVLNSLEVSRFHLLIDTDSGALVVIDQNSRNGTFVNGNRIATNGRTLLAHGDSLQVGPYQIAIAFGARTQLSAASRNSQIVFNPNTGLPDPSPPPAIPVATTTRNFPPPLFQALEVAVQDLHATGLPVEEVDYATVGAGLGSFVWADLLRISGVRSSQIAALGIATQPYSRYKQLCLNSQIPLHERLRSNSDSCPDNIWGWPSYAVREAWHNAVRGHWGTALGYLWQVFAEPTFAQTYTPRAENVFASLDREVKRIGWEQMFRYGSVRAIRKTTDGRYAIAYSRTTTGYRNHAFLVARYVHLATGYPAIKFLPDLQAYREKTQDFKSVVNAYELHDHVYQYLEQYGGTVMIRGRGIVASRIVQRVYEARLRNTNIRLVHLMRSPKPQGNKFGTSQRRVEHHYEFQPFNWPKACWSGELREMLEKADPHERQRLLADWGGTTTALRHDWQWIVEQGLKLGWYKIEFGEVERVERESSGVITYIQEKEFKGQIRLEADFIIDATGLDAQATASPLLNDLITHYNLPLNPLGRLSVNNDFELVEMRVSQGRMYGAGAITLGGPYAAVDSFLGLQYAALRAVDAMTTNKAPKIRRLNGLNSLFQWGKWVVNQSP; encoded by the coding sequence ATGAATTCTGCCCCTTTGCGAATTCAGTTGAGTTGGGATAACCCCGCCACCGGAGAGAGGCGAGAACCGACGCTGGGTATTCCAATTGCACTGGGGCGCGACTTCAATGCCATGCCTGCCCAAATTCAAGGGCATCCTGTCTCTCGGATGGTTCTCAATAGCCTTGAGGTTTCTCGCTTCCATCTGCTGATTGATACAGACAGTGGCGCGTTAGTTGTCATCGATCAAAATAGCCGCAATGGTACTTTTGTCAATGGTAACCGTATTGCTACAAATGGACGCACGTTGTTGGCTCATGGCGATTCGTTACAAGTTGGGCCTTACCAAATTGCGATCGCTTTTGGTGCGAGGACACAACTATCTGCCGCTTCCAGGAATTCACAGATTGTCTTTAACCCGAATACCGGATTGCCCGATCCGAGTCCACCCCCAGCGATCCCGGTGGCAACCACTACTCGTAATTTTCCTCCACCCCTGTTTCAAGCATTAGAAGTGGCTGTACAAGACCTTCATGCTACAGGATTACCGGTGGAAGAAGTGGATTATGCAACCGTGGGAGCGGGGTTGGGTAGCTTTGTTTGGGCGGATTTATTGAGAATTTCCGGGGTGAGGAGTTCTCAGATTGCGGCGTTGGGGATTGCGACCCAGCCCTATAGTCGGTATAAGCAGCTTTGCCTCAATTCCCAAATTCCCCTGCATGAGCGATTACGCTCGAATTCAGATTCTTGTCCTGATAATATTTGGGGTTGGCCTAGCTATGCGGTGCGGGAGGCATGGCACAATGCGGTGCGGGGGCATTGGGGAACCGCTTTAGGGTATTTGTGGCAGGTGTTTGCGGAGCCAACCTTTGCCCAAACCTACACGCCTCGTGCCGAGAATGTATTTGCTTCCCTGGATCGGGAGGTGAAGCGGATTGGTTGGGAGCAAATGTTTCGTTATGGAAGCGTCCGGGCGATTCGTAAGACTACAGATGGACGTTATGCGATCGCCTATTCCCGAACGACCACTGGATACCGTAACCATGCTTTCTTAGTGGCTCGTTATGTTCACTTAGCAACCGGCTATCCGGCGATTAAATTTCTCCCCGATTTGCAAGCCTATCGGGAGAAAACCCAGGATTTTAAATCAGTGGTGAATGCTTACGAACTTCATGACCACGTTTATCAATATTTGGAACAATATGGCGGTACGGTGATGATTCGCGGTCGTGGGATTGTGGCATCACGGATTGTACAACGAGTGTATGAAGCAAGGCTACGGAACACGAATATTCGGTTAGTGCATTTAATGCGATCGCCCAAACCCCAAGGCAATAAATTTGGCACCTCCCAACGACGGGTGGAACACCACTACGAATTTCAACCCTTTAACTGGCCCAAAGCTTGCTGGAGTGGGGAACTGCGAGAGATGCTAGAAAAGGCTGACCCGCATGAGCGACAACGCTTACTCGCTGACTGGGGTGGCACAACAACCGCTCTTCGCCACGATTGGCAATGGATTGTCGAGCAAGGGTTAAAGTTAGGCTGGTACAAAATTGAGTTTGGAGAAGTTGAACGGGTTGAGCGTGAGTCTAGTGGAGTTATTACTTACATTCAGGAGAAGGAGTTTAAAGGACAAATACGTCTAGAAGCCGACTTTATTATTGATGCTACAGGACTTGACGCGCAGGCAACCGCCAGCCCCCTCCTCAATGACCTTATCACGCATTACAACTTACCGCTTAATCCTTTAGGGCGTCTAAGTGTAAATAATGATTTTGAATTGGTAGAAATGCGGGTGTCACAGGGTCGGATGTATGGGGCAGGGGCAATTACATTAGGTGGCCCTTATGCGGCGGTGGATAGTTTTTTGGGCTTACAGTATGCGGCACTCAGGGCCGTAGATGCGATGACGACCAACAAGGCACCTAAAATCCGTCGTTTGAACGGACTCAATTCTTTATTTCAATGGGGAAAATGGGTGGTCAATCAATCTCCCTAA